In the genome of Prionailurus viverrinus isolate Anna unplaced genomic scaffold, UM_Priviv_1.0 scaffold_45, whole genome shotgun sequence, one region contains:
- the MSANTD1 gene encoding myb/SANT-like DNA-binding domain-containing protein 1 isoform X1, whose translation MDEPPSSPGKDPLREGASSMAAAEVPGYLVSPQTEKHRRARNWTDAEMRGLMLVWEEFFDELKQTKRNAKVYEKMASKLLEMTGERRLGEEIKIKITNMTFQYRKLKCMTDSESVPPDWPYYLAIDRILAKVPESCDGKLPDSQQPGPSTSQTEASLSPSAKSTPLYLPYNQCSYEGRFQDDRSDTSSSLLSLKFRSDARPGKKRKVQNCHLRKKKLRLLEAMLEEQRRLSRAVEDACQEVRRVLDRQNLLQVQGLQLQERMMSLLEKMIAKSGV comes from the exons ATGGACGAGCCTCCGTCAAGCCCTGGAAAAGACCCGCTGAGAGAGG GTGCCTCCAGCATGGCGGCGGCCGAGGTGCCCGGCTACCTCGTGTCCCCGCAGACGGAGAAGCATCGGCGAGCCCGCAACTGGACGGACGCCGAGATGCGCGGCCTCATGCTCGTCTGGGAGGAGTTCTTCGACGAGCTGAAGCAGACCAAGCGCAACGCCAAGGTGTACGAGAAGATGGCCAGCAAGCTGCTGGAGATGACGGGGGAGCGCCGGCTGGGCGAGGAGATCAAGATCAAGATCACCAACATGACCTTCCAGTACAG GAAATTAAAATGCATGACAGATAGCGAGTCCGTCCCGCCCGACTGGCCCTATTACCTAGCCATTGATAGGATTCTGGCCAAGGTCCCCGAGTCCTGTGATGGCAAACTGCCGGACAGCCAGCAGCCGGGGCCCTCCACGTCCCAGACCGAGGCGTCCCTGTCGCCGTCTGCTAAATCCACCCCTCTGTACTTACCGTATAACCAGTGCTCCTACGAAGGCCGCTTCCAGGATGATCGCTCCGACACCTCCTCCAGCTTACTGTCCCTTAAGTTCAG GTCGGACGCGCGGCCCGGGAAGAAGCGCAAGGTGCAGAACTGCCACCTGCGGAAGAAGAAGCTGCGGCTGCTGGAGGCCATGCTGGAGGAGCAGCGCCGGCTGAGCCGCGCCGTGGAGGACGCGTGCCAGGAGGTGCGCCGCGTGCTGGACCGCCAGAACCTGCTGCAGGTGCAGGGCCTGCAGCTGCAGGAGCGCATGATGAGCCTGCTGGAGAAGATGATCGCCAAGTCCGGCGTCTAG
- the MSANTD1 gene encoding myb/SANT-like DNA-binding domain-containing protein 1 isoform X2, giving the protein MQLCQGASSMAAAEVPGYLVSPQTEKHRRARNWTDAEMRGLMLVWEEFFDELKQTKRNAKVYEKMASKLLEMTGERRLGEEIKIKITNMTFQYRKLKCMTDSESVPPDWPYYLAIDRILAKVPESCDGKLPDSQQPGPSTSQTEASLSPSAKSTPLYLPYNQCSYEGRFQDDRSDTSSSLLSLKFRSDARPGKKRKVQNCHLRKKKLRLLEAMLEEQRRLSRAVEDACQEVRRVLDRQNLLQVQGLQLQERMMSLLEKMIAKSGV; this is encoded by the exons ATGCAGCTGTGCCAAG GTGCCTCCAGCATGGCGGCGGCCGAGGTGCCCGGCTACCTCGTGTCCCCGCAGACGGAGAAGCATCGGCGAGCCCGCAACTGGACGGACGCCGAGATGCGCGGCCTCATGCTCGTCTGGGAGGAGTTCTTCGACGAGCTGAAGCAGACCAAGCGCAACGCCAAGGTGTACGAGAAGATGGCCAGCAAGCTGCTGGAGATGACGGGGGAGCGCCGGCTGGGCGAGGAGATCAAGATCAAGATCACCAACATGACCTTCCAGTACAG GAAATTAAAATGCATGACAGATAGCGAGTCCGTCCCGCCCGACTGGCCCTATTACCTAGCCATTGATAGGATTCTGGCCAAGGTCCCCGAGTCCTGTGATGGCAAACTGCCGGACAGCCAGCAGCCGGGGCCCTCCACGTCCCAGACCGAGGCGTCCCTGTCGCCGTCTGCTAAATCCACCCCTCTGTACTTACCGTATAACCAGTGCTCCTACGAAGGCCGCTTCCAGGATGATCGCTCCGACACCTCCTCCAGCTTACTGTCCCTTAAGTTCAG GTCGGACGCGCGGCCCGGGAAGAAGCGCAAGGTGCAGAACTGCCACCTGCGGAAGAAGAAGCTGCGGCTGCTGGAGGCCATGCTGGAGGAGCAGCGCCGGCTGAGCCGCGCCGTGGAGGACGCGTGCCAGGAGGTGCGCCGCGTGCTGGACCGCCAGAACCTGCTGCAGGTGCAGGGCCTGCAGCTGCAGGAGCGCATGATGAGCCTGCTGGAGAAGATGATCGCCAAGTCCGGCGTCTAG